The Streptomyces sp. P9-A4 genome contains a region encoding:
- a CDS encoding STM4014 family protein → MTARPRLVVVGDPAGRRVAFFRDALRSAGLPEARAVSWPEVLRGTARFAAGETVRLDSPGEDPEADRLLRGVDEPSRVEGTGRWYARFLAAAAELAGTVAGSGAVLVDDPAELAALFDKRLSHGLLSAAGVPVPESPTSGPSAPAVRGWADVKALTAGTGMRRVFVKLAHGSSASGVLAVETNGAGRIQATTSVERGPGGRLFNSLRVRRYTSESEVAAIVDALAPDGLHVERWLPKATQDGRAADLRVVVVDGRATHAVLRTSRSPMTNLHLGGARGDLDAARAAIGAAGGRWTDALGVCERAAAVFPGTRCVGVDLLPSTGWRRFAVGEVNAFGDLLPGLTGLPGSGAEGLDTYEAQVAAQFPADRGWHTTRTTANTTGTSTSTSTSTSTTGTSTA, encoded by the coding sequence ATGACCGCCCGCCCGCGCCTCGTGGTCGTCGGCGATCCGGCGGGCCGTCGCGTCGCGTTCTTCCGGGACGCGCTGCGGTCCGCCGGGCTGCCCGAGGCGCGGGCGGTGTCATGGCCCGAAGTACTCCGCGGCACGGCGCGGTTCGCCGCGGGCGAGACCGTACGCCTGGACTCGCCCGGTGAGGACCCGGAGGCCGACCGGCTGCTCCGGGGGGTCGACGAACCGTCGCGGGTGGAGGGCACCGGCCGCTGGTACGCGCGGTTCCTCGCCGCCGCGGCTGAGCTCGCCGGGACCGTCGCCGGTTCGGGCGCCGTCCTCGTCGACGACCCCGCCGAGCTGGCGGCCCTGTTCGACAAGCGGCTGAGCCACGGCCTGCTGAGCGCCGCCGGAGTCCCGGTGCCCGAGTCCCCGACGTCCGGGCCGTCCGCCCCCGCCGTGCGCGGCTGGGCCGATGTGAAGGCGCTGACCGCCGGGACCGGGATGCGCAGGGTGTTCGTGAAGCTCGCGCACGGATCCTCCGCCTCGGGCGTGCTGGCCGTCGAGACGAACGGCGCGGGGCGGATCCAGGCCACCACCTCGGTGGAGCGCGGGCCCGGCGGGCGGCTCTTCAACTCCCTGCGGGTACGGCGCTACACCAGCGAGAGCGAGGTCGCCGCGATCGTGGACGCCCTCGCCCCCGACGGTCTGCACGTCGAGCGCTGGCTGCCCAAGGCCACCCAGGACGGCCGGGCCGCCGACCTGCGGGTGGTCGTCGTCGACGGGCGGGCCACCCATGCGGTGCTCCGCACCAGCCGCTCCCCCATGACCAACCTGCATCTGGGCGGCGCCCGGGGCGATCTCGACGCGGCCCGCGCCGCGATCGGCGCGGCCGGCGGGCGGTGGACGGACGCGCTCGGGGTGTGCGAGCGGGCCGCGGCCGTCTTCCCCGGCACCCGGTGCGTGGGCGTGGACCTGCTGCCCTCCACGGGCTGGCGCCGCTTCGCCGTGGGCGAGGTGAACGCCTTCGGGGATCTGCTCCCGGGCCTCACGGGCCTGCCCGGCAGCGGGGCGGAGGGCCTCGACACGTACGAGGCCCAGGTCGCGGCGCAGTTCCCGGCCGACCGCGGGTGGCACACCACAAGAACCACTGCCAACACCACCGGCACCAGCACCAGCACCAGCACCAGCACCAGCACCACAGGAACGAGCACCGCGTGA
- a CDS encoding M23 family metallopeptidase, whose amino-acid sequence MPAKGKHRRTMPNRLARGIAAAGTGGAVVALPLLGATGAHAAEQAAPAAAPAAAQVKAAAAPAAPTAAKAAPKTYAVVRGDYLSKIAAEHHLTGGWQKLYEDNRQVVGENPSLIMPGMKLTLGAKSTAPAAAPKSTAKAAPKAERKDSAKSSGDTTRASRGSERAAAPAAVTSDSATTSRSSGSSASASGWVTPVSGGGFSTPYHASGSMWSSGYHTGVDFIASSGTTVRAVGAGTVVSAGWSGAYGNEVVIQHADGNYSQYAHLSSLSVSAGQSVSGGQQIGLSGSTGNSTGPHLHFEIRTSPSYGSDVDPLAYLRQHGVSV is encoded by the coding sequence ATGCCCGCAAAGGGTAAGCACCGCCGCACCATGCCCAACCGCCTGGCCCGTGGCATCGCCGCCGCCGGCACCGGAGGCGCCGTCGTCGCCCTCCCGCTTCTCGGAGCCACCGGCGCCCACGCCGCCGAGCAGGCCGCCCCGGCCGCCGCCCCCGCCGCCGCCCAGGTGAAGGCCGCCGCCGCCCCGGCCGCGCCCACCGCCGCGAAGGCCGCGCCGAAGACGTACGCCGTCGTCCGCGGCGACTACCTCTCGAAGATCGCCGCCGAGCACCACCTCACCGGCGGCTGGCAGAAGCTGTACGAGGACAACCGACAGGTCGTCGGCGAGAACCCCTCGCTCATCATGCCCGGCATGAAGCTCACCCTCGGCGCCAAGAGCACGGCCCCGGCCGCCGCCCCGAAGAGCACCGCCAAGGCCGCCCCGAAGGCCGAGCGCAAGGACTCCGCGAAGAGCTCCGGCGACACCACGCGCGCCTCCCGCGGCTCCGAGCGCGCGGCAGCCCCGGCCGCCGTCACCTCGGACTCCGCCACCACCTCGCGGTCCTCCGGCTCCTCGGCCTCCGCGTCCGGCTGGGTCACGCCCGTCAGCGGCGGCGGCTTCTCCACCCCGTACCACGCCTCCGGCTCCATGTGGTCCTCCGGCTATCACACCGGTGTCGACTTCATCGCCTCCTCCGGCACCACCGTCCGCGCCGTCGGCGCCGGCACGGTCGTCTCGGCCGGCTGGAGCGGCGCGTACGGCAACGAGGTCGTCATCCAGCACGCCGACGGCAACTACTCGCAGTACGCCCACCTCTCCTCCCTCTCCGTCTCAGCCGGCCAGTCCGTCAGCGGCGGCCAGCAGATCGGCCTCTCCGGCTCCACCGGCAACTCCACCGGGCCCCACCTGCACTTCGAGATCCGCACCTCGCCGAGCTACGGCTCCGACGTGGACCCGCTGGCCTACCTCCGCCAGCACGGCGTCTCCGTCTGA
- a CDS encoding STM4015 family protein, producing the protein MTVGHHLRKFHGLPVFEFPDADARGELPGAADVAWRISAPTYSDPGDEEWGPLFERFLKTVDTGRVRALIVGGWNEAYEESSAAIVTALIAANNRLTGLEAVFLGEMGSEDCEISWIVQSDVTPLLAAYPALREFAVRGGTSLAFPSIRHNCLETLVVETGGLGAEVVRGIVGSDLPALEKLELWLGTDEYGGDSTTEDLAPLLSGSSFPALRSLGLCNSVIQDAVAAAVAGAPVVARIERLDLSMGVLTDEGAAALLDGQPLTHLTRLDLTHHYLSQAMADRLSSALVPHGVTVVLDDPQDPEDDGDGEVYRYVAVAE; encoded by the coding sequence ATGACCGTTGGCCACCACCTGAGGAAATTCCACGGACTGCCCGTGTTCGAGTTCCCCGACGCGGACGCGCGGGGCGAGCTGCCCGGCGCGGCGGACGTGGCCTGGCGGATCTCCGCCCCCACGTACAGCGACCCCGGGGACGAGGAGTGGGGGCCGCTGTTCGAGCGGTTCCTGAAGACGGTGGACACGGGCAGGGTGCGGGCGCTGATCGTCGGCGGCTGGAACGAGGCGTACGAGGAGTCGTCCGCCGCCATCGTCACGGCGCTCATCGCCGCGAACAACCGGCTCACCGGCCTGGAGGCCGTGTTCCTCGGGGAGATGGGGTCCGAGGACTGCGAGATCTCGTGGATCGTGCAGTCCGATGTGACCCCGCTGCTCGCCGCCTACCCGGCCCTGCGGGAGTTCGCGGTCCGCGGCGGCACGAGCCTGGCCTTCCCCTCCATCCGGCACAACTGCCTGGAGACCCTGGTCGTGGAGACGGGCGGCCTGGGCGCCGAGGTGGTGCGCGGGATCGTGGGCAGCGACCTGCCCGCCCTGGAGAAGCTGGAACTGTGGCTCGGCACCGACGAGTACGGCGGTGACAGCACGACCGAGGACCTGGCGCCGCTGCTCTCCGGCTCGTCGTTCCCCGCCCTGCGCTCCCTCGGTCTGTGCAACAGCGTGATCCAGGACGCCGTCGCCGCCGCCGTGGCGGGCGCCCCGGTCGTCGCCCGGATCGAGCGGCTCGACCTGTCCATGGGCGTACTCACCGACGAGGGCGCGGCGGCCCTGCTCGACGGGCAGCCGCTGACCCATCTCACCCGTCTCGACCTCACCCACCACTATCTTTCCCAGGCCATGGCGGACCGGCTCAGCTCCGCCCTCGTGCCGCACGGCGTGACCGTCGTCCTCGACGACCCGCAGGATCCGGAGGACGACGGCGACGGCGAGGTCTACCGGTACGTCGCGGTCGCCGAATGA
- a CDS encoding SGNH/GDSL hydrolase family protein yields the protein MADDSRSTDKNAFGSYAAIGDSFTEGVGDPGPDGTYVGWADRFAVLLADQLPEHDAFRYANLAVRGRLLDQIVAEQVPRAKELAPDLVTFCAGGNDIIRPGTDPDDVAERFERAVAELTSAVGTVMVTTGFDTRDVILLKHLRGKIATYNGHVRAIADRYGCPVLDLWSLKSVQDRRAWDDDRLHLSPDGHTRVALRAAQVLDMPVPADPDQAWPPVPPRGTLEVRRDDIHWAKEYLVPWIGRRLRGESSGDHVEPKRPNLMPL from the coding sequence GTGGCAGACGATTCGAGATCAACAGACAAGAACGCATTCGGGTCGTACGCGGCGATCGGTGACAGCTTCACCGAGGGCGTCGGAGACCCCGGACCCGACGGGACCTACGTCGGCTGGGCGGACCGCTTCGCGGTGCTGCTCGCCGACCAGCTGCCGGAGCACGACGCCTTCCGCTACGCCAACCTGGCCGTACGTGGGCGCCTCCTCGATCAGATCGTGGCGGAACAGGTCCCCAGGGCGAAGGAACTCGCCCCCGATCTGGTCACCTTCTGCGCCGGCGGAAACGACATCATCCGCCCCGGCACGGACCCCGACGACGTCGCCGAGCGCTTCGAGCGCGCCGTCGCCGAACTGACCTCCGCCGTCGGCACCGTCATGGTGACCACCGGCTTCGACACCCGCGACGTGATCCTCCTCAAGCACCTGCGCGGCAAGATCGCCACCTACAACGGGCACGTCCGGGCCATCGCCGACCGCTACGGGTGCCCCGTCCTCGACCTGTGGTCGCTGAAGTCCGTCCAGGACCGGCGCGCCTGGGACGACGACCGGCTGCATCTCTCGCCCGACGGCCACACCCGGGTCGCGCTGCGCGCCGCCCAGGTCCTCGACATGCCGGTCCCCGCCGACCCGGACCAGGCGTGGCCGCCGGTTCCCCCGCGCGGCACGCTCGAAGTGCGCCGCGACGACATCCACTGGGCGAAGGAGTACCTCGTGCCGTGGATCGGGCGCCGCCTGCGCGGCGAGAGCTCCGGCGACCACGTCGAGCCCAAGCGCCCGAACCTCATGCCCCTGTAG
- a CDS encoding STM4012 family radical SAM protein has protein sequence MSDRATPRPYRSYVYAYPHKTAYRPLPAPGPSLAALWRGEPKDALSLYAHIPFCEVRCGFCNLFTRIGAPDELTTRYLDALDRQATAVREALGDTEPVRFATAAFGGGTPTFLTAAELERLCDIAEKRMGADLRAVPLSVETSPSTATADRLAVLAERGATRLSIGVQSFVEAEARAAVRPQRRADVEAALGRIRETGVPVLNIDLIYGIDGQTERSWRLSLDAALAWRPEELYLYPLYVRPLTGLGRIQDPAAADQAWDEQRLRLYRYGRDHLLAHGYEQVSMRMFRRADAGPSGPDDYACQTDGMIGLGCGARSYTSALHYSFDYAVDMRRIRTIIDTYTETEDFARARHGYGTTGAEARRRHLLQSLLQAEGMPVDGYEARFGSSPFTDFGPDLARFEGYGWLDTAAPAGLLRLSPEGLAHSDGLGPELFSPAVRAAMAAYEAK, from the coding sequence ATGAGCGACCGAGCCACCCCGCGCCCGTACCGGAGCTATGTCTACGCGTACCCGCACAAGACGGCGTACCGGCCGCTGCCCGCCCCGGGGCCGTCCCTGGCCGCGCTCTGGCGGGGCGAGCCGAAGGACGCGCTCTCCCTCTACGCGCACATACCGTTCTGCGAGGTCCGCTGCGGTTTCTGCAACCTCTTCACCCGCATCGGCGCCCCGGACGAGCTGACGACCCGCTACCTCGACGCACTCGACCGTCAGGCCACCGCCGTGCGCGAGGCCCTCGGGGACACCGAACCGGTGCGGTTCGCGACGGCCGCGTTCGGCGGCGGCACGCCCACCTTCCTCACCGCCGCCGAGCTGGAGCGGCTCTGCGACATCGCCGAGAAGCGGATGGGGGCGGATCTGCGGGCGGTGCCGCTCTCCGTGGAGACCTCGCCGTCGACGGCGACCGCCGACCGCCTCGCGGTCCTCGCCGAGCGGGGAGCGACCCGGCTCAGCATCGGCGTGCAGAGCTTCGTGGAGGCCGAGGCACGGGCGGCCGTCCGGCCGCAGCGGCGCGCCGACGTCGAGGCGGCGCTCGGCCGCATCCGGGAGACCGGCGTCCCCGTGCTGAACATCGACCTGATCTACGGGATCGACGGCCAGACGGAGCGGTCATGGCGGCTCTCGCTGGACGCGGCCCTCGCCTGGCGGCCCGAGGAGCTGTACCTCTATCCGCTGTACGTACGCCCGCTCACCGGCCTCGGCCGGATCCAGGACCCCGCGGCGGCCGACCAGGCCTGGGACGAGCAGCGGCTCCGCCTCTACCGGTACGGCAGGGACCATCTCCTCGCGCACGGCTACGAGCAGGTGTCGATGCGGATGTTCCGCCGCGCGGACGCCGGTCCCTCCGGCCCGGACGACTACGCCTGCCAGACGGACGGCATGATCGGCCTGGGCTGCGGGGCCCGCTCGTACACCTCCGCCCTGCACTACTCCTTCGACTACGCCGTCGACATGCGGAGGATCCGCACGATCATCGACACCTACACGGAGACGGAGGACTTCGCACGCGCCCGGCACGGCTACGGAACGACCGGGGCCGAGGCCCGGCGCCGTCACCTCCTCCAGTCGCTGCTCCAGGCGGAGGGGATGCCCGTCGACGGGTACGAGGCGCGATTCGGTTCTTCTCCCTTCACCGACTTCGGCCCGGACCTCGCCCGGTTCGAGGGCTACGGCTGGCTGGACACGGCGGCCCCGGCGGGGCTGCTGCGCCTGTCCCCCGAGGGCCTCGCGCACTCCGACGGGCTGGGCCCCGAGCTCTTCTCCCCCGCCGTACGGGCCGCGATGGCCGCGTACGAGGCGAAGTAG
- a CDS encoding TetR/AcrR family transcriptional regulator: MARVRLSVAERRDELLRAAVGQIEARGVAAVRISDVASALGVSNALVLYHFSSKEQLVTAAFAHAAEADLAQLRQLLGRRTSAVRRLRAAVRWYAPTGQAKGWRLWIEGWAASLRDPELRRVAASLDQEWKAALTGVITEGAAAGEFRCADPAVAAWRLTAFLDGLAVQTTAYAGSLSRTAMLRWADEALARELHLLPDEDGEEPGSDGPE, encoded by the coding sequence GTGGCGAGAGTGCGGTTGAGCGTGGCCGAGCGGCGGGACGAGCTGCTGCGGGCCGCCGTCGGACAGATCGAGGCGCGTGGCGTCGCCGCCGTCCGGATCTCCGACGTGGCCTCCGCCCTCGGGGTGAGCAACGCCCTGGTGCTCTACCACTTCTCGTCCAAGGAACAGCTGGTCACCGCCGCCTTCGCGCACGCCGCCGAGGCCGACCTCGCGCAGCTGCGGCAGCTCCTCGGGCGTCGCACCAGCGCCGTGCGACGGCTGCGGGCCGCCGTGCGCTGGTACGCCCCGACCGGGCAGGCCAAGGGCTGGCGGCTGTGGATCGAGGGCTGGGCGGCCTCGCTGCGCGACCCGGAGCTCCGGCGCGTCGCCGCCTCCCTCGACCAGGAGTGGAAGGCGGCGCTGACCGGGGTGATCACAGAGGGTGCCGCCGCCGGGGAGTTCCGCTGCGCGGATCCCGCGGTCGCGGCCTGGCGGCTCACCGCCTTCCTCGACGGCCTCGCGGTGCAGACGACCGCCTACGCCGGCTCCCTCTCCCGCACCGCGATGCTGCGCTGGGCGGACGAGGCCCTGGCCCGGGAGCTCCACCTCCTCCCCGACGAGGACGGCGAAGAACCCGGGAGCGACGGACCCGAGTAG
- a CDS encoding Glu/Leu/Phe/Val dehydrogenase dimerization domain-containing protein, with protein sequence MSSAPLMSVGWTDHVTGRRGHLVIDRLVRGVASGGLRMREGCTAEEVAGLARGMTMKEALHYDEKARYVPLGGAKGGIDCDPRSPEAYGVLVRYLRAMRPYVERFWTTGEDLGLTQDLVDRAVAEAGLVSSVQAVYPLLEDEAAARRRLADAFAIDVDGIGLDELVGGLGVAESVLVALDRAGREYTGTRVSLQGLGTMGGATARFLARAGLRVVAVADVRGTIANPDGLDVEALLAARDAHGAVDRSVLRPGDREEPGDAWLSAEAEVLVPAAVSYAIDAGNQGRITARWIAEAANMPVLPEAEEALAARGVTVLPDVVVNSCTNAWWWWTLFGDIEADADQAFDRVRRAMRTLVGGMLDRAAADGTSPRAAAHALVAERLPVIAERYGWY encoded by the coding sequence ATGAGTTCCGCCCCCCTGATGTCCGTCGGCTGGACCGACCACGTGACCGGGCGCCGGGGGCATCTGGTGATCGACCGGCTGGTGCGCGGAGTGGCCAGCGGCGGACTGCGAATGCGGGAGGGCTGCACGGCCGAGGAGGTCGCCGGGCTCGCTCGTGGCATGACCATGAAGGAGGCCCTGCACTACGACGAGAAGGCCCGGTACGTCCCGCTGGGCGGCGCGAAGGGCGGCATCGACTGCGACCCGCGCTCCCCCGAGGCGTACGGCGTCCTGGTCCGCTATCTGCGTGCGATGCGGCCGTACGTCGAGCGGTTCTGGACCACCGGCGAGGACCTGGGGCTCACCCAGGACCTGGTCGACCGGGCCGTGGCCGAGGCGGGGCTCGTCTCCTCGGTGCAGGCGGTCTACCCGCTCCTGGAGGACGAGGCGGCCGCCCGGCGGCGGCTCGCCGACGCCTTCGCGATCGATGTCGACGGCATCGGCCTGGACGAGCTGGTCGGCGGCCTCGGGGTCGCCGAGTCCGTGCTCGTCGCCCTCGACCGGGCCGGCCGGGAGTACACGGGGACCCGGGTCTCGTTGCAGGGGCTCGGCACGATGGGCGGGGCGACCGCCCGGTTCCTGGCGCGGGCGGGCCTGCGGGTGGTGGCCGTCGCCGACGTCCGGGGCACGATCGCCAACCCCGACGGCCTCGACGTCGAGGCGCTGCTCGCGGCCCGCGACGCCCACGGCGCCGTCGACCGCTCGGTCCTGCGGCCCGGCGACCGCGAGGAGCCCGGGGACGCCTGGCTGTCCGCCGAGGCGGAGGTCCTGGTGCCCGCGGCCGTCTCGTACGCGATCGACGCCGGGAACCAGGGGCGGATCACGGCCCGCTGGATCGCCGAGGCGGCCAACATGCCGGTGCTTCCGGAGGCCGAGGAGGCGCTCGCCGCGCGCGGGGTGACGGTGCTGCCGGATGTCGTCGTGAACTCGTGCACCAACGCCTGGTGGTGGTGGACGCTCTTCGGCGACATCGAGGCCGACGCCGACCAGGCCTTCGACCGGGTGCGGCGGGCGATGCGGACCCTCGTCGGCGGGATGCTCGACCGCGCGGCGGCGGACGGCACGAGCCCGCGCGCCGCGGCGCACGCGCTGGTGGCGGAACGGCTGCCGGTGATCGCGGAGCGCTACGGCTGGTACTGA
- a CDS encoding STM4011 family radical SAM protein yields MDLTLLYRGPLSSCDFDCPYCPFAKRRDSREQLRADRAALDRFAGWAAGRTGDRLRILFTPWGEGLVRSWYRRALVELSRLPHVERVAIQTNLSCRTDWLAEADPESVALWCTYHPGQTPYERFLGKCGELADRGIRFSVGVVGLPEHAEHARRLRAALPAHVYLWVNAAEGHTYTDAEAAEWTRIDPLFPYSRHPHRSAGLPCRTGESVISVDGEGTVRRCHFVKAELGNLYDGSYRAALRPRACPLAVCDCHIGYVHLETLPLYDVFAGGVLERIPAGVSPAAVAPTTGA; encoded by the coding sequence ATGGACCTGACGCTGCTCTACCGCGGCCCGCTCTCCTCCTGCGACTTCGACTGCCCCTACTGCCCCTTCGCCAAGCGCCGCGACAGCCGGGAGCAGCTGCGCGCGGACCGGGCCGCGCTCGACCGGTTCGCCGGCTGGGCCGCCGGCCGGACCGGCGACCGGCTGCGGATCCTCTTCACCCCGTGGGGCGAGGGCCTCGTCCGCTCCTGGTACCGGCGGGCGCTGGTCGAACTGTCCCGGCTTCCGCACGTCGAGCGGGTGGCGATCCAGACCAATCTGAGCTGCCGGACCGACTGGCTGGCGGAGGCGGACCCGGAGAGCGTGGCGCTCTGGTGCACGTACCACCCGGGGCAGACGCCGTACGAGCGCTTCCTCGGCAAGTGCGGTGAGCTGGCCGACCGGGGCATCCGGTTCAGCGTCGGCGTGGTGGGCCTTCCCGAACACGCGGAGCACGCCCGCAGGCTGCGGGCGGCGCTGCCGGCGCACGTCTACCTCTGGGTGAACGCGGCGGAGGGGCACACGTACACCGACGCGGAGGCGGCGGAGTGGACGCGGATCGACCCGCTGTTCCCGTACAGCCGTCATCCGCACCGCTCGGCCGGGCTGCCCTGCCGGACCGGGGAGTCGGTGATCTCGGTGGACGGCGAGGGGACGGTTCGGCGCTGCCACTTCGTCAAGGCCGAGCTGGGGAACCTGTACGACGGTTCGTACCGGGCCGCCCTGCGCCCCCGCGCCTGTCCGCTCGCCGTCTGCGACTGTCACATCGGCTACGTCCATCTGGAGACGCTGCCGCTGTACGACGTGTTCGCCGGCGGGGTCCTGGAGCGGATCCCCGCCGGCGTAAGCCCGGCGGCCGTGGCCCCGACTACAGGGGCATGA
- a CDS encoding STM4013/SEN3800 family hydrolase has translation MNAIVGSHDLLLVTLDTLRYDVAVELAAEGRIPHLARHLPGGAWERRHAPGSFTYASHQAIFAGFLPTPATPGPHPRLFAARFAGSESTADGTYVHDTPDFVSALVGEGYRTVCVGGVGFFNKQPPLGSVLPDLFQESHWEPSFGVASPTSFESQVTRAEEVVAGLPHEQRLFLFVNVSALHQPNWFHLPGATREAGDSRATHAAALVYIDRHIGRLFAAMSSRRPCFAIVCSDHGTAYGEDGHTGHRLGHEVVWTVPYAQFELAGPEPEAVA, from the coding sequence ATGAACGCGATCGTCGGAAGCCACGATCTCCTCCTGGTCACCCTCGACACGCTCCGGTACGACGTGGCGGTGGAGCTGGCGGCCGAGGGCCGCATCCCGCACCTGGCCCGCCATCTCCCCGGCGGGGCCTGGGAGCGGCGGCACGCTCCCGGCAGCTTCACCTACGCCTCCCACCAGGCGATATTCGCCGGCTTCCTGCCGACGCCGGCCACCCCGGGCCCGCACCCGCGTCTGTTCGCCGCCCGTTTCGCGGGCAGCGAGTCGACCGCCGACGGCACCTACGTCCACGACACCCCGGACTTCGTCTCCGCCCTCGTGGGCGAGGGCTACCGGACCGTGTGCGTCGGCGGCGTCGGGTTCTTCAACAAGCAGCCGCCGCTCGGCTCCGTGCTCCCGGACCTCTTCCAGGAGAGCCACTGGGAGCCCTCCTTCGGCGTGGCCTCCCCCACCTCCTTCGAGTCGCAGGTGACGCGCGCCGAGGAGGTCGTCGCCGGGCTCCCCCACGAGCAACGGCTGTTCCTCTTCGTCAACGTGTCCGCGCTGCACCAGCCCAACTGGTTCCACCTGCCGGGCGCGACCCGCGAGGCCGGCGACTCCCGGGCCACCCACGCGGCGGCCCTCGTCTACATCGACCGGCACATCGGGCGGCTCTTCGCCGCGATGAGCAGCCGCCGCCCGTGCTTCGCGATCGTCTGCTCCGACCACGGCACGGCCTACGGGGAGGACGGCCACACCGGCCATCGCCTCGGCCACGAGGTCGTCTGGACCGTCCCGTACGCGCAGTTCGAGCTGGCGGGCCCGGAGCCGGAGGCCGTGGCATGA
- a CDS encoding DUF6745 domain-containing protein, with protein MNRTTAQDKWRSVAAATGPADRAAAEAGVRLAYRTAGLAEPDRVLWADSPVEAVALLARLPDPGRSVREEVRTRPWAEERRRLHDALGPAAWAAHWQSTGAVLWDLTRALADRIRAGVTEAVEAAEEGDEGPDDVRLVLLDAVLGQHDAAWLAAFDGQGERLAGLAAVAENAGWWWPYENAVVVCERPVELHRDEAGRLDRGDGPALAYPDGFALHAWRGMTVPAEFLAGLAGLTPERIRQEENAELRRVMLEYYGYDRYLAASGAVHEHQDETGVLWRIGLPDDEDVVMVEVVNSTPEPDGSHRTYWLRVPPTTRTARQGVAWTFGLQPDAYAPLVQT; from the coding sequence ATGAACCGCACCACCGCACAGGACAAGTGGCGCTCCGTCGCCGCGGCCACCGGGCCCGCCGACCGCGCCGCCGCCGAGGCCGGCGTCCGGCTCGCCTACCGCACGGCCGGCCTCGCCGAACCCGACCGCGTCCTCTGGGCGGACTCGCCCGTCGAGGCCGTGGCGCTCCTGGCCCGCCTGCCGGACCCGGGCCGCTCGGTACGGGAGGAGGTGCGCACCCGACCGTGGGCCGAGGAGCGGCGCCGCCTCCACGACGCCCTGGGGCCCGCCGCCTGGGCGGCGCACTGGCAGTCGACCGGGGCGGTGCTCTGGGACCTCACCCGGGCCCTCGCCGACCGGATACGGGCGGGGGTGACCGAGGCCGTCGAGGCGGCGGAGGAGGGGGACGAAGGGCCGGACGACGTCCGTCTCGTACTGCTCGACGCGGTGCTCGGTCAGCACGACGCCGCCTGGCTCGCCGCGTTCGACGGCCAGGGCGAGCGCCTCGCGGGCCTCGCCGCCGTCGCCGAGAACGCCGGCTGGTGGTGGCCGTACGAGAACGCCGTCGTGGTCTGCGAGCGTCCCGTCGAACTCCACCGCGACGAGGCCGGGCGGCTCGACCGGGGCGACGGCCCCGCACTCGCCTACCCCGACGGATTCGCCCTGCACGCCTGGCGGGGCATGACGGTGCCCGCGGAGTTCCTCGCCGGACTCGCCGGACTCACCCCCGAGCGGATACGGCAGGAGGAGAACGCCGAACTGCGGCGCGTGATGCTGGAGTACTACGGCTACGACCGCTACCTCGCCGCCTCAGGAGCCGTGCACGAGCACCAGGACGAGACGGGTGTCCTCTGGCGGATCGGACTGCCCGACGACGAGGACGTGGTGATGGTCGAGGTCGTCAACTCCACTCCCGAGCCCGACGGCAGCCATCGCACCTACTGGCTGCGGGTGCCGCCGACGACCAGGACCGCGCGCCAGGGCGTCGCCTGGACCTTCGGTCTGCAGCCCGACGCGTACGCGCCGCTCGTCCAGACCTGA
- a CDS encoding SIMPL domain-containing protein, whose product MTIRRPSAARTARLLAATAVLGGLLVGTAAPALAAAPERTALRKAARAEAPVTVTVTGNGHAAAAPDLAILSVGVEAARKTAKEAMAAQNTAAEALLDVLRKQGIADRDIRTDSLSLFPVSTQTSEGESKVTGYQAGQSFSVKVRDIDRTGQVIGAVNDATGDAGRINGVVFDVADPSALRVRAREAAYKDAHDKAAQHARLSGHRLGRLVSLSEGESVRPGPGVTPALAADEPSVPLAPGEIEEHITVSAVYELI is encoded by the coding sequence GTGACGATCCGTCGGCCCAGCGCCGCCCGTACCGCCCGTCTGCTCGCCGCCACCGCCGTGCTCGGCGGCCTTCTCGTCGGGACCGCCGCTCCCGCCCTGGCCGCCGCGCCCGAGCGGACGGCTCTCCGGAAGGCGGCCCGTGCGGAGGCGCCCGTGACGGTCACCGTCACGGGCAACGGCCATGCCGCCGCCGCCCCCGACCTGGCGATCCTGTCCGTCGGCGTCGAGGCCGCCCGTAAGACCGCGAAGGAGGCGATGGCCGCGCAGAACACCGCAGCCGAGGCCCTTCTCGACGTGCTGCGCAAGCAGGGCATCGCCGACCGGGACATCCGTACCGACAGCCTCTCGCTGTTCCCGGTCTCCACACAGACCTCCGAGGGCGAGAGCAAGGTGACCGGCTACCAGGCGGGCCAGTCCTTCTCCGTGAAGGTCCGCGACATCGACAGGACGGGCCAGGTCATCGGCGCGGTCAACGACGCCACCGGCGACGCGGGCCGGATCAACGGCGTCGTCTTCGACGTCGCCGACCCCTCGGCGCTGCGGGTGAGGGCGCGCGAGGCGGCCTACAAGGACGCGCACGACAAGGCGGCGCAGCACGCCCGGCTCAGCGGACACCGGCTCGGCCGGCTCGTCTCGCTCAGCGAGGGCGAGTCGGTGCGCCCCGGCCCCGGTGTCACGCCCGCCCTCGCGGCCGACGAGCCGAGCGTGCCGCTCGCCCCGGGCGAGATCGAGGAGCACATCACGGTCTCGGCGGTCTACGAGCTGATCTGA